A single window of Ovis canadensis isolate MfBH-ARS-UI-01 breed Bighorn chromosome 17, ARS-UI_OviCan_v2, whole genome shotgun sequence DNA harbors:
- the RNF215 gene encoding RING finger protein 215 isoform X1 has protein sequence MGPAARPALRSPPPPPPPPPPPSPLLLLLPLLPLWLGLAGPGAAADGGEPAAGAGRGGARAVRVDVRLPRQDALVLQGVRIGPEADPAPPLGGRLLLMDIVDAEQDAPVEGWIAVAYVGKEQEAQIHQESQGAGPQAYPKALVQQMRRALFLGASALLLLVLNHNVVRELDISQLLLRPVIVLHYSSNVTKLLEALLQRTQATAEITSGESLSANIEWKLTLWTTCGLSKDGYGGWQDLVCLGGSRAQEQKPLQQLWNAILLVAMLLCTGLVVQAQRQASRQSRREPGGQVGASPWGDPWEGGPCPQHWQLCCPFPAPPPKVELLKRRVVQRLASLKTRRCRLGRAAQSSPEPGAETCAVCLDYFCNKQWLRVLPCKHEFHRDCVDPWLMLQQTCPLCKFNVLGNHYSDD, from the exons ATGGGCCCCGCCGCTCGCCCCGCGCTGaggtcgccgccgccgccgcctcctccgccgccgccgccgtcgccactgctgctgctgctgcccctaCTGCCGCTCTGGCTGGGCCTGGCGGGGCCCGGGGCCGCGGCGGACGGCGGCGAGCCcgcggccggggcggggcggggcggggcccgcgCCGTGCGGGTGGACGTGAGGCTGCCGCGGCAGGACGCGCTGGTGCTGCAGGGGGTGAGGATCGGCCCCGAGGCCGACCCGGCGCCCCCGCTGGGCGGCCGCTTGCTGCTG ATGGACATCGTGGACGCTGAGCAGGATGCGCCCGTAGAAGGCTGGATTGCGGTGGCATACGTGGGCAAAGAGCAGGAGGCCCAGATTCACCAGGAGAGTCAGGGCGCTGGCCCGCAGGCCTATCCCAAGGCTCTGGTTCAGCAG ATGCGGAGGGCACTCTTCCTGGGAGCCTCAGCCCTGCTGCTCCTTGTTCTGAACCACAACGTGGTCCGAGAG CTGGACATTTCCCAGCTTCTGCTCAGGCCAGTGATCGTCCTGCATTATTCCTCCAACGTCACCAAGCTGTTGGAGGCGCTGCTGCA GAGGACCCAGGCCACGGCTGAGATCACCAGTGGAGAGTCCCTGTCGGCCAACATCGAGTGGAagctgaccctgtggactacctGTGGCCTCTCTAAGGATGGCTACGGAGGATGGCAGGACTTGGTGTGCCTGGGAGGCAGTCGGGCCCAGGAGCAG AAGCCGCTGCAGCAGCTGTGGAATGCCATCCTGCTGGTGGCCATGCTCCTGTGCACAGGCCTCGTGGTGCAGGCTCAGCGGCAGGCATCCCGGCAGAGCCGGCGGGAGCCCGGAGGCCAGGTGGGAGCCAGCCCTTGGGGGGACCCATGGGAGGGGGGCCCGTGTCCCCAGCACTGGCAACTGTGCTGCCCtttccctgcccccccccccaaggtGGAGCTGCTCAAGCGCCGGGTGGTGCAGAGGCTGGCATCCCTCAAGACCCGGAGGTGCCGGTTGGGCCGGGCAGCACAGAGTTCCCCGGAGCCTGGTGCTGAGACATGCGCTGTGTGTCTGGACTATTTCTGCAACAAGCAG tgGCTCCGGGTGCTGCCCTGTAAGCATGAGTTCCACCGAGACTGCGTGGACCCCTGGCTGATGCTCCAGCAGACCTGCCCGCTGTGCAAATTCAACGTCCTGG GGAACCACTACTCTGATGATTAG
- the RNF215 gene encoding RING finger protein 215 isoform X3, whose product MGPAARPALRSPPPPPPPPPPPSPLLLLLPLLPLWLGLAGPGAAADGGEPAAGAGRGGARAVRVDVRLPRQDALVLQGVRIGPEADPAPPLGGRLLLMDIVDAEQDAPVEGWIAVAYVGKEQEAQIHQESQGAGPQAYPKALVQQMRRALFLGASALLLLVLNHNVVRELDISQLLLRPVIVLHYSSNVTKLLEALLQRTQATAEITSGESLSANIEWKLTLWTTCGLSKDGYGGWQDLVCLGGSRAQEQKPLQQLWNAILLVAMLLCTGLVVQAQRQASRQSRREPGGQVELLKRRVVQRLASLKTRRCRLGRAAQSSPEPGAETCAVCLDYFCNKQWLRVLPCKHEFHRDCVDPWLMLQQTCPLCKFNVLGNHYSDD is encoded by the exons ATGGGCCCCGCCGCTCGCCCCGCGCTGaggtcgccgccgccgccgcctcctccgccgccgccgccgtcgccactgctgctgctgctgcccctaCTGCCGCTCTGGCTGGGCCTGGCGGGGCCCGGGGCCGCGGCGGACGGCGGCGAGCCcgcggccggggcggggcggggcggggcccgcgCCGTGCGGGTGGACGTGAGGCTGCCGCGGCAGGACGCGCTGGTGCTGCAGGGGGTGAGGATCGGCCCCGAGGCCGACCCGGCGCCCCCGCTGGGCGGCCGCTTGCTGCTG ATGGACATCGTGGACGCTGAGCAGGATGCGCCCGTAGAAGGCTGGATTGCGGTGGCATACGTGGGCAAAGAGCAGGAGGCCCAGATTCACCAGGAGAGTCAGGGCGCTGGCCCGCAGGCCTATCCCAAGGCTCTGGTTCAGCAG ATGCGGAGGGCACTCTTCCTGGGAGCCTCAGCCCTGCTGCTCCTTGTTCTGAACCACAACGTGGTCCGAGAG CTGGACATTTCCCAGCTTCTGCTCAGGCCAGTGATCGTCCTGCATTATTCCTCCAACGTCACCAAGCTGTTGGAGGCGCTGCTGCA GAGGACCCAGGCCACGGCTGAGATCACCAGTGGAGAGTCCCTGTCGGCCAACATCGAGTGGAagctgaccctgtggactacctGTGGCCTCTCTAAGGATGGCTACGGAGGATGGCAGGACTTGGTGTGCCTGGGAGGCAGTCGGGCCCAGGAGCAG AAGCCGCTGCAGCAGCTGTGGAATGCCATCCTGCTGGTGGCCATGCTCCTGTGCACAGGCCTCGTGGTGCAGGCTCAGCGGCAGGCATCCCGGCAGAGCCGGCGGGAGCCCGGAGGCCAG gtGGAGCTGCTCAAGCGCCGGGTGGTGCAGAGGCTGGCATCCCTCAAGACCCGGAGGTGCCGGTTGGGCCGGGCAGCACAGAGTTCCCCGGAGCCTGGTGCTGAGACATGCGCTGTGTGTCTGGACTATTTCTGCAACAAGCAG tgGCTCCGGGTGCTGCCCTGTAAGCATGAGTTCCACCGAGACTGCGTGGACCCCTGGCTGATGCTCCAGCAGACCTGCCCGCTGTGCAAATTCAACGTCCTGG GGAACCACTACTCTGATGATTAG
- the RNF215 gene encoding RING finger protein 215 isoform X4, whose product MGPAARPALRSPPPPPPPPPPPSPLLLLLPLLPLWLGLAGPGAAADGGEPAAGAGRGGARAVRVDVRLPRQDALVLQGMDIVDAEQDAPVEGWIAVAYVGKEQEAQIHQESQGAGPQAYPKALVQQMRRALFLGASALLLLVLNHNVVRELDISQLLLRPVIVLHYSSNVTKLLEALLQRTQATAEITSGESLSANIEWKLTLWTTCGLSKDGYGGWQDLVCLGGSRAQEQKPLQQLWNAILLVAMLLCTGLVVQAQRQASRQSRREPGGQVELLKRRVVQRLASLKTRRCRLGRAAQSSPEPGAETCAVCLDYFCNKQWLRVLPCKHEFHRDCVDPWLMLQQTCPLCKFNVLGNHYSDD is encoded by the exons ATGGGCCCCGCCGCTCGCCCCGCGCTGaggtcgccgccgccgccgcctcctccgccgccgccgccgtcgccactgctgctgctgctgcccctaCTGCCGCTCTGGCTGGGCCTGGCGGGGCCCGGGGCCGCGGCGGACGGCGGCGAGCCcgcggccggggcggggcggggcggggcccgcgCCGTGCGGGTGGACGTGAGGCTGCCGCGGCAGGACGCGCTGGTGCTGCAGGGG ATGGACATCGTGGACGCTGAGCAGGATGCGCCCGTAGAAGGCTGGATTGCGGTGGCATACGTGGGCAAAGAGCAGGAGGCCCAGATTCACCAGGAGAGTCAGGGCGCTGGCCCGCAGGCCTATCCCAAGGCTCTGGTTCAGCAG ATGCGGAGGGCACTCTTCCTGGGAGCCTCAGCCCTGCTGCTCCTTGTTCTGAACCACAACGTGGTCCGAGAG CTGGACATTTCCCAGCTTCTGCTCAGGCCAGTGATCGTCCTGCATTATTCCTCCAACGTCACCAAGCTGTTGGAGGCGCTGCTGCA GAGGACCCAGGCCACGGCTGAGATCACCAGTGGAGAGTCCCTGTCGGCCAACATCGAGTGGAagctgaccctgtggactacctGTGGCCTCTCTAAGGATGGCTACGGAGGATGGCAGGACTTGGTGTGCCTGGGAGGCAGTCGGGCCCAGGAGCAG AAGCCGCTGCAGCAGCTGTGGAATGCCATCCTGCTGGTGGCCATGCTCCTGTGCACAGGCCTCGTGGTGCAGGCTCAGCGGCAGGCATCCCGGCAGAGCCGGCGGGAGCCCGGAGGCCAG gtGGAGCTGCTCAAGCGCCGGGTGGTGCAGAGGCTGGCATCCCTCAAGACCCGGAGGTGCCGGTTGGGCCGGGCAGCACAGAGTTCCCCGGAGCCTGGTGCTGAGACATGCGCTGTGTGTCTGGACTATTTCTGCAACAAGCAG tgGCTCCGGGTGCTGCCCTGTAAGCATGAGTTCCACCGAGACTGCGTGGACCCCTGGCTGATGCTCCAGCAGACCTGCCCGCTGTGCAAATTCAACGTCCTGG GGAACCACTACTCTGATGATTAG
- the RNF215 gene encoding RING finger protein 215 isoform X2, with protein sequence MGPAARPALRSPPPPPPPPPPPSPLLLLLPLLPLWLGLAGPGAAADGGEPAAGAGRGGARAVRVDVRLPRQDALVLQGMDIVDAEQDAPVEGWIAVAYVGKEQEAQIHQESQGAGPQAYPKALVQQMRRALFLGASALLLLVLNHNVVRELDISQLLLRPVIVLHYSSNVTKLLEALLQRTQATAEITSGESLSANIEWKLTLWTTCGLSKDGYGGWQDLVCLGGSRAQEQKPLQQLWNAILLVAMLLCTGLVVQAQRQASRQSRREPGGQVGASPWGDPWEGGPCPQHWQLCCPFPAPPPKVELLKRRVVQRLASLKTRRCRLGRAAQSSPEPGAETCAVCLDYFCNKQWLRVLPCKHEFHRDCVDPWLMLQQTCPLCKFNVLGNHYSDD encoded by the exons ATGGGCCCCGCCGCTCGCCCCGCGCTGaggtcgccgccgccgccgcctcctccgccgccgccgccgtcgccactgctgctgctgctgcccctaCTGCCGCTCTGGCTGGGCCTGGCGGGGCCCGGGGCCGCGGCGGACGGCGGCGAGCCcgcggccggggcggggcggggcggggcccgcgCCGTGCGGGTGGACGTGAGGCTGCCGCGGCAGGACGCGCTGGTGCTGCAGGGG ATGGACATCGTGGACGCTGAGCAGGATGCGCCCGTAGAAGGCTGGATTGCGGTGGCATACGTGGGCAAAGAGCAGGAGGCCCAGATTCACCAGGAGAGTCAGGGCGCTGGCCCGCAGGCCTATCCCAAGGCTCTGGTTCAGCAG ATGCGGAGGGCACTCTTCCTGGGAGCCTCAGCCCTGCTGCTCCTTGTTCTGAACCACAACGTGGTCCGAGAG CTGGACATTTCCCAGCTTCTGCTCAGGCCAGTGATCGTCCTGCATTATTCCTCCAACGTCACCAAGCTGTTGGAGGCGCTGCTGCA GAGGACCCAGGCCACGGCTGAGATCACCAGTGGAGAGTCCCTGTCGGCCAACATCGAGTGGAagctgaccctgtggactacctGTGGCCTCTCTAAGGATGGCTACGGAGGATGGCAGGACTTGGTGTGCCTGGGAGGCAGTCGGGCCCAGGAGCAG AAGCCGCTGCAGCAGCTGTGGAATGCCATCCTGCTGGTGGCCATGCTCCTGTGCACAGGCCTCGTGGTGCAGGCTCAGCGGCAGGCATCCCGGCAGAGCCGGCGGGAGCCCGGAGGCCAGGTGGGAGCCAGCCCTTGGGGGGACCCATGGGAGGGGGGCCCGTGTCCCCAGCACTGGCAACTGTGCTGCCCtttccctgcccccccccccaaggtGGAGCTGCTCAAGCGCCGGGTGGTGCAGAGGCTGGCATCCCTCAAGACCCGGAGGTGCCGGTTGGGCCGGGCAGCACAGAGTTCCCCGGAGCCTGGTGCTGAGACATGCGCTGTGTGTCTGGACTATTTCTGCAACAAGCAG tgGCTCCGGGTGCTGCCCTGTAAGCATGAGTTCCACCGAGACTGCGTGGACCCCTGGCTGATGCTCCAGCAGACCTGCCCGCTGTGCAAATTCAACGTCCTGG GGAACCACTACTCTGATGATTAG